AGAATTTTGGCTTCTTTTGAAATTgcatggttgtttttcttttcaaatggtcCAGACCTTTTAATAGAGCAATCACATTGTCTGTGCAACTCATCAATTAGTTAGCTAAGAGAGCTATGGTGATCCTGTTTGGAAAGCTTTTATGAGAAGTTGTCACAGATAAAGGAACAGAttaagaaagaggacccccttcACCCATATCTAACTTTTCATCTACTCATTTCAAAATCCTTCAGATTTAAGGAATTGAACTGATAGACCTCTCTGAATTGAACAGGATGTTTGGTGTTCTGCAGACACAGAGGTTTTAAGAAATATATGGTTAGTTTTCAAAACCCTCAaatgaaatgtttaaagaagTTGACAAACTGTTTATGAGAGTATTGTTATTTACAGATTCTTCAAGCTTCATAgaattctaataaatatttaataaatcattAGATCTTAaggaaaattcagggttgattgtgTTAGAGGTAGTATTATGAATTGTTAATGAAAAGCATCtatagacacaactgaactgtcTAAAACTTCAGGTCATAAACCCACTCCATGtatagttttcctttaaaatcatgGAACTGAAATAATTCAAGAGCAAAGTTTCTAACAAAGtgattattcctttttttttttttttttttttggctgttgcacacagcttgcaggatcttagttccctgtccagggattgaacccagttccacagcagtgaaagtgccaagtccaaaccactagactgccagggaactccccaaaAGTGATTATTCCTTAATTCTAGGTTATACTCAGAAATTTAAGTCTTCTTTGCACAGTAAGAGATAGAAGAGTTGGGGAGGGAAATAAAAAGGGAGTTTCAGGCACTTCCCCAACCTTTATTATCTATTGAAACAGAGATAACACTGTGTTTCTCTCCAGATTGTCAGTGTTAAGTGCATTTCTTCAGTCATATCCATGCATTTATTCAGTAATTATTGAGCAGCTATTGTAAGCATGGTTATATAAGGGATCACGTGCATACATGTATGCTCAGTCAAggctgactctttatgatcccatggactgcagcctgccaggctcctctgtccatggaattttccaggcaagaatagtggagtgggtttctattttctcctccaggggaccttcctgacccagggattgaacctgtgtctcctgcattggcaggcagattcttttgccactgagccacatgggaagcgaATGGAAGGTTGAAAAAGATCCTCAAGGAGTGTATAAATTACAACTTGGGAAAAAACACAGCAAATAGATACTTACAATATTAGGTGAATGTAACTTCTCTAGGAGGGATAGAGAGCCTGTGGAAATTAGGATTTGATAAGAAATCAAGGTCAGTTTCATGAGCTGAACTATGAAGAATGGTACCATTTCCCCAAGCAGATATATACAAAGATAGAAGGAACAGATCAAACAAAAAACATGAAGGCAGGGAAATAGGTGTCAATGAGCATTACAGCTTGATTGGAAAGTAAGGTAATGGAAGGAATTAAAGTCAGCCAGGACCAGGGCATGGACAACCTTGAATGCCAAGCTAAGGAGAATGGAATAAAGTTAAATGGTAATATGTGGGCTACcaaatatttattcctttttcatCCTATAAGAATAGTTATAAATAAATCATATAGTGATGCAATGTACAGTAAAAAGCACAaaacaaagaagatatatagctTGACACTTTTTTTTATAaagttcaaaacaaaaataaaaaacatagtgTTTAggcatggggtgtgtgtgtaaataaaaGCAAGGTAATGATTAACAAAATTCAGAATATTGAATTTGATAGGGAGGAGCATAGGTAGGCATCATGTAAATTATTATTCTCAATCTTACAGTCAGTAGGTTCTTGTTCACAGGTGTTTGTTCATGGGTGTTactaagtaaacaaataaaagagaaCTTGGAGGCACCCATGACGACAGTGTGCCTAACCAGGGAGTCTGACTTAACCAAATATGTGTACTTGGAGGTCCATGGGAGACTAAAAAGACAGTAACCTACTATTGAGACTTTTCCCACTTGGACAGCACTAACAGTGAGTGTTGATTTTCCTACTGCTTGTGTTCTGGAGGCCAGGTGAAAAAAGTGTGCCTCCATGTGGGCTGCTGGGGACTGTCACAGTCCTGACTCTCAGGCGCTCCATTCTATTTGTAGAGTGGTGCTTCTCAGCCCTGGCTGCATATCAAAACCACGTGGACCTTTACATACTACAGCTGTTTGGGCCTCCCCCTACACAAACCTACTGCATCAGAACCTCTGAGGAAAGGCCCCAGATAGACATATTTTCAAAAAGTTTAGTAAGTGATCCTAAGGGCAGCAGGGACTGGAAACCATTCCTTGCAGAGTGTACTTAGAAACTCTGAATGGGTAGCTTGTCACAAATATAGATTTCAGGGTCCTATCCAGAGAGACTCTGATCTAGAGAGCAAGGGGAAAGGCCTAGAAATCTGCATTTGTAAGACAAatcttccaggtgattctgatgaagGAACATCCTTCAGAAACACTGCCCCAAAGGTTCCAAAATCCTAGGGCCTCAGGGAGATCACTCTGTGTATTCGTtcgtttcctagggctgccataaacAAAGTActacagactaggtggcttaaaacagaaatttattctcttagatctgaaggctagaagtctgaaatcaaggcatCAACAGGGCCATGCTCTCTCTGCACTCTGTAGAGTAAAATTCTTCCCTGACTCTTCTGGCTTCTGGTGTTTACTGGCAATCCTTGCCCCCCCCGTGGTTTGTAGGTGCATcattccagtctctgcctctgtgttcCCCCTGTATacctttgctttctcttcttatgaggacaccagtcatactggatttaGGGCCAACCTAATGACCTCGTTTGAACTTGACTACATGTGCAAAgacctccccccctttttttttttttaacaaataaggtcacatttgcaGGTACTGggtgttaggacttcaacatgacTTTTTTGGGGACACAATTCCATCTGTGGCACtcttaaatagtttttaaaagtaggGTCCCCAAACAACCAACAGAACAGTTTAGCTTTGTTCTTTAGCTGGGATATCTAGATAGAAAAACTGATAGTTAACTCTCAAAGCCCGATATGCAAAGGGTCACCTGAAAATCTTATGCTTAGAATACGTATTCCTGGGCCTTGATCCAAAATATTAGAACTCAGTAGGCCTGGTGAAGGGCCTAGAAGTCTACATTTTAAGTAACATAGGAGGTTCATGCATCACATTCTTGAGAAAAACTGGATTTAGGAGAATAAGGAAGGTCGAGAATCCAGTGGTCTGGGGAGAAAGAGCTCCCAAGAACAGACCTTGAAATCTGCATTTGTAACAAGCTACTCAGATGAACCACTGCCTTTGGGGCTGGTGTTTTTAGGGAACAAAAGGATACCTATGTAATTACCTTGTCCACTTGTTAGTGAATCAGAAATCAAAATAGATGTACATTTAAGTATTGCAAAAAATGTTTCCTAGCCTATAGTTCCAAAGACAGTAGAAAGATACCCTGTCCCTTTGCTCTTGTTTCTGTGAACCAGGTGGTTCTGCACAGGCGATAGAGGCCATAGGTAGGTAGGCTAAGAATCATGCAGATTACAGAAATTACAGTAGCATGAGCTAGTAAATATAAACTTTAAGCTGAAGTGCTCCCAGGCCAGGGGAAAATTCAAGATTATAGGAAGAGTAATGTGATTGTTGGAGCTATTTCTATTAACACTCCTTGGGCATGTTAACAAGTGACAGAACTGGGCTACCTTGTCAGCTCTTTGCCACTGTTGCACATGGAAGCTTAACAGGTGATGGtagtttatgttttgtttttttttttagtcacctATATTCAAAATTCATGTTGGGAAAAACAAGCTAAATTATTTTGGAAGCCTTCAACAGCAAATAGTTGACCCTATTTACACACTGGAATGTTTTTGCCAATAAAGACAACAGTCCATCTTTACCATTAATGAAAGATGAAGTTACTTGCTCAGAACAAACACACCCTTTCAATTACTTCTGATCTACAAATACTGGGGAGTGGGGGTGTATTCTTACCCCACAGTCCTAAATGAGAGACAgagaacacaaaaacaaaattggGGAAGCCTAAATTCCtgaaaatttcataatttgttaAAGTGACCCATGGCACTGGGACCTGGGGTTTGAAAAAACAAATCCTTAGATACAGATCTTCATTTCAGTGCTAGGCTTTCTCGGTTAAACTAAAGCAATGGTTTTCAGTCCTGGCTGTACTTTAGAGTCATTTGGGGAACTTTTTAACAATACCAGTGCTTGGACCCCACCTAAGACCAGTAAAATCTCAATCTCTAGAGTAGTGAGCAGGCCCAACTGTGGAGATTATGATTCAGAAAGTCTAGATTGGGGCCCAGGGTCTATATTTTAATAAGTACTTCAGAATTTTATGACCAGTTAGTTTAGAAAACACTGTCCTACTCTAGCCAAGTTATTAGCTGCTGTCCTCTGACTGGAATTTTTCTTTAAccttgtaacaggtatactacttaggaaaaaaaaaaagcattcaaaatgataaaaactCAGGATACCATTCTAAAACTAAATTTCCCATCTAAAACCATTTTGCAATAtatcagttaatttttatttcaaaagaaatcaCCATCTCTGTTTCTTAGATACCcgaatcttttatttttgtttttgattttcaggaaaataaatctATTGAGGAATTTGAAGAGTCAAATCTTCTGAGCCTAGACCTACTGCTGTCAGCATCTCTGAGACCTCCTCCATCTGAGAATTACCAGGTCTGACAACACTTTCCCTCCAGCCTACATTGAGGGAGGTCAACAAAACTGCAGAAAAGTTGCATTCTCTAGACTTCCAACCCTCAAGCTGTGGCAGTTGGGAAGACACCTTACAAGCTCCATCCTTATGGGGGATTCAGAAAGACAAGAAGGGCAAAAACTCAGATATGCTGAGCTGGAAATATACAAAAGCTTTTAGAAAATCTCCCCACAGAAGAATCCAATTAAATTCACATAATTAATGCACACATTAGATAAGCTGTAGATAAAATAGAATGCTTTCTCCCTCCaccaaaatatagaaaaagtcTGATTTAATACTCAGATATGCTTGTCCTCATACCAGTATTATAAAGCAGTTTTgccatatttattttaatcagtataGGAGTAGGactgtggaaaataaaatattttatttatattttaagaaagtgGTTAAGAAGTTCTGATAAAAAAAACTATTTGGGAGAGGGGTGCTGTGCTGGAAAATAGAGACGGTGTGGCAACTGCCAAATTAGAATATCATTTTCTTGCTTATGCAATACTGACTTGGCTCTGGTTGTGATTGTTTGATTGTGTTTGAGATTGTTAGAACACCTCCAGCATATTCAGAGACAGTCTAAGTGACTGTGGAATGCTTCAAGGGCAATAGAAATCAACTAGAAATAGGTACTAATTCAAGTCTTGAGTGATGACGGAGGTGCATTTCAAGTACCATGGAAATCTCACTGGACGGGCCCATTTCCCCACCCTGGCAACAGAGGTTGACACTACTTCAGATAAGTATTCCAACCTGTATATGTATGTGGGCTTATTCCTGAGCCTCTTGGCCATTCTCCTCATCCTGCTCTTCACGATGCTCCTTCGACTCAAACATGTCATCTCACCCATCACCTCTGAGAGCACAGAAAGTGTTCCTCAATTCACAGACGTAGAGATGCAGAGTCGGATTCCTACTCCTTAAAGCCAGGATGAAGGTGAGCTTTACTGGATCTCAGTGAACCCTTATATGTTGATGTCCAGGAAAGCTGACTTCATTTCATGTAGCTTCCTGTGTAAGGAATCAACAAGTTGTTCACTTAACAAGTTGTTCCTCCTTTCCTTGTGTTATTCTTTATCTTGACTCTGCTTGTGGGATATCTAAGAGGTTTGACTCCTTCCTTGCAAGGAATATAGGAAATGGCAGCTGCTTGGGAAGGTAGGTTTCCATGGTAACCAAAGAGAGGCTGGGCCTTGAGCAACCCTCAGATCACAGAAATTCATATGCAGctgttgtttaaaaaacaaacaaatatgacCCTGGAAACTCCAAGAACAAGGAAAATTTGCCTTTGAAAGGATTGATTGTTCAAGGAGGTTACCCCAAGAAAGGAACAAGTTTTAATTTAGCAGTTAGACCCAAAAGAATCACCTCTGGTTACATGAACTTAACTCATGTTGGAGGTTAATGGAAGGGACCACAAAGTCAAAAGAGTAGTGATTTTATCAACTATGGCCATCAGGTTTGTCCCAGATGAAAGCAGTCTTTAAAGACACTGTTtcaattttaaaagcaatttgcAAAAGTAAGTTTCTAGTGAACAAACTCACCTAGAGAGGGAAAATGTGCATTTTATATCTGTGTTATTACTATTActggacttttaaaaattcaaaaaatggtAGATATATTACAAAAATCTGGAACAATGAGCTTTCCTCAAACCAAGGGAAAATTAAGTCAAAATATGCTTATGCTAATGAACATTATATGATACATGCACCTtctttgcccttttctccttccccaTCATGCTCCAGGATTGAGTTGCACTCAAATTTAAGCTTTGTTTAAAGATGGCCTTGGCAAAGAAGACTCAACTGCACtttaaagcagaaatgaaatAGTCTTGGTATTCTGTTGTTGAATGATTGTGGCTTTGTACAAAACACTCAAGACTGGGGTACcaggtttttctttctgaaaaatgaTCTGAGAGCTATTCAGTCATCACTAGACTCCTCTTAGATCTGAGTGtaagaaaaacagagacaaaagagGAAAGGACTAAATAATACCCTCCAACTAATCTTTATTGAGATCTGTGTCTTCAAATGTCACATTTGTCTTTCCCAGAAAATGTTCCTCCTTTCCTGATCCCTGCCAAAAGATGAAGTGTTTCACTTATtacctataaaataaatatattttgaaaacttgCATTCTCATAATCAGCCCTAGTGTGCCAGTAGTGGGAgacaatttgattttttaataatttacttaTTACAAATTAGAAATTAGAAGGCTGGTCATACTCTTGCCGCCAAAGAACTAAAATACCCATGTTAATTTCtacctgcttttaaaaaaaatcagttctcgCTTACACCTAAAATATGGTCATCAAATTTCCACCAGGTGCTCCCTTGGGAATTGTGACAGTGAGACAGAAGTGGAATGGATGTTAGGTTAATGGCACCTCTACCAGACATGCTCTCGAGTTTGTTGCCAATTTAGATTGGCTCCTTTACTTTTATCTAAATCTAGCATGATGGTGAAATTCCCAAGTGCTTTCTACTTTTATACACAGTCATTTGCCAATACTCCCCTCTCCAAGGGGCTACAAAGTGTGAAATCCCCACATGCAAAGCTAAACTTAGCAGCAAGCCTGCCTCTGGCACACCTGTTACAATAGCACACCATAAGAGATGGCAGCTGCATTCTGTACCATTTAGAAGAGATGAGCAGGTAGGCTAAGAATCGGATAGGACATGCACTTCCCCTTTTGGCATTGTCATTTCCAAAatgcaaagtgattcatattaTTTCCTTTGGGGGTTTAAATTGTCTTTAGTCACACCCAGACCCTATGTACCCTTTAAAATGATAGTTTTTGGCAGCCATACATGGACTTCATCAAAGGATGCCAATATACCCCAGAACTTTTTAAGGACACACATCTCTCCTCATTCCAGGCTCTGCCTTTTGTGCTCACAGTATTTGAATGCACTTTACAGTTAAGAAGTCAGTGACTGGATAAATGAAGGAACTGATTACATTTTCAACAGCAGTGAATAGCAAGATACCCAATGCCTTGTTGCTGAATCTGATGAAGAGACAAACTGCAAATCTAGTCCCTGCCCATctgatctccccaacccagattTCAGGACTTTAAAACTGCTCCTTAATCACTGACTTGGATAAAGATTCCTAGTTTATGATTAGGTTACTCACCTGGAAAACAACCACCCTCTTTCATCACAACCACCCCATGGGATCCAGATCTTCACTGAGCATTAACCAAAGTACATGGCATGGATTGCACTAAAATAGCAGCATAACCTCTCACAATTTCCAGTGATAACATAAATGGAGATGTATGTATGCAGATGTGTCATTATGGTGACATACATGGTATTTAGtctttggaaaaacaaacaaTGTTTTCATCATAGCAAACCGTCTGTGAAGAAAATAACTTttccatttatattcatttttattatatcccCCAATGTATTAATTAACATATATTACTGCTGAAAGAGGCAGCTAGAGCAATCAATGGGCATAATTTGAATTTATCCATCTATGCAAAGTGCCGACTAGGCAATTCCCTCCCTCACCCCTACTCTCCAAAAAATTGCATGTTAGCCTAAATGTACATAAACAGATAGGTTATTTATATATAGATGTAGTTTGTTTTAAGGTAAAAGAATGAGTATTCACTTTTTATTACACTGAATCACATGAAATTGGCATTTATGTAAATAAACAATGCTGAAATATCAGCAATTTCATATAATTCAATGAAACAAAAGGACTCATTACTTGAAATCTTGAAATAGTAAACTCTCCTAATATGTTTAACATAACTCAATTTCAAAAGTGTACTTTGCATACATTTCAGAATCATGTGTTGTGTAAAACAAGGTTTATTGTAAAAGGTTTGTGTATTATGTATTATGTACTAGGCAGGAAATATTAAGATAAATCAAATAAAGACAGGTTCATTCAGCCTAACATTTCCATCTATGCCAAATCTGAAGCTTTGGACTCATAAATGAGTTTGACTGCTGCAGACCCCATCATGCTTACTAAGTAGGTAAAACAGGTTTATTTAATGCAATGATGTAGTTATATTTAATAATACATCTTATTCACCTGCATTTGTATAAAAGAAgtactttttaaacaaaatgagtTGTGTGGAAGAAAAATTGGATTTATTTAGTTTAAAACCATTAATATTTGAAATAGGCttatattgtatatatgaaatataatatttGCATGTCATTTTCAGTCCCTGCAAAATAAGTTCTGTTTGGCTTACtgataacaaatatatattgtcTGAACAATATAAAGAGTATTAGTCTCCCAATATAAACTGTAACAATTACAAATTTGTGGTATTTATAATTTTGAAGtgtcattattttttcttattcgcCAACCTTCCAATTTTTATCTTCTCCCTTCTTGCAACCTCATTGGTGTGTTCATTTCTTTAGTAGTGAGATGTGAAAAATAGGTAGTGACTACCAGGTGCCAGTGAAAGTGACCTGAGGGGAGAGTGAAATAAGGTATCTCAAGCAGCAATATCATGCAACATTCCCCACATTATGGgatatttttattgatgtatctTCCATTTCCTACTTTGTTTGTTTCTCAGAGCAACCCTGTGAATAATGAGTGGAGGTATTATGAAGTCTGTTTTACACAAGAGGACATTCTCACAGAGAGGTTGGTGAGACATTTTTGGTTACGCAGAGGCCAAGTCAAGAGTACActgccggaaaaaaaaaaaaaaaaaagtatactgcTAATCTTTGGACTCCTAGTTAGTTTAATACTCACCTGAAAAAAGTGTCTTACTTTCTAGGCACTGAATAGATATTCCAAAGCTATTCATTCTATTACACTCCAAGTTCTACAGAAAATTACAGAGCTCTATAAGTGATTATCTACTCCCCGTGCCCAAATtcagaacaaagaaacagaattttgccaTCTCATAAATCATTTTATAGCTGCAGCAACATGTATTTAACAGGCAGTAGAGAAGTTTATACAAAGTCAAACCCTGAAGTTCTACTTTACAGAGAAGAAGTAGAAATATAGATGGGTTATCTACCCACAATGCAAATCTTATTCCTCTGATCATTTGACTTAATG
The nucleotide sequence above comes from Capricornis sumatraensis isolate serow.1 chromosome X, serow.2, whole genome shotgun sequence. Encoded proteins:
- the SERTM2 gene encoding serine-rich and transmembrane domain-containing 2; translated protein: MTEVHFKYHGNLTGRAHFPTLATEVDTTSDKYSNLYMYVGLFLSLLAILLILLFTMLLRLKHVISPITSESTESVPQFTDVEMQSRIPTP